The Deltaproteobacteria bacterium genome contains the following window.
CTACCGGCAGGGTTGAAGAAAGACAAGAGCAAGATTTCCGGAATTCATTTTTTATTGACAAACATTTCCGGATTTTGTATAGTTTTCAACTCTTGACCAGGGCGGATTGTTCCGCCTGATTAAGGGCCGTTAGCTCAGTTGGCAGAGCACCGCCCTTTTAAGGCGGGTGTCGTTGGTTCGAGCCCAACACGGCTCACCAGAACAAACGGGGAATTGAAAGAATTCCTTTTTCATACAAGACGGTCCCCATCGTCTAGCCTGGCCCAGGACACCGCCCTTTCACGGCGGCGACGGGGGTTCAAATCCCCCTGGGGACACCATTATGGCTTTATGGGCGGGTAGCTCAGTTGGGAGAGCATCCCGGTTTGCAAACGGGAGGGTCATTGTATCTGTCCTGCTGAGTCGGCAATAACATCGTGGGCGGGTAGCTCAGTTGGGAGAGCATCGGCCTTACAAGCCGAGGGTCACAGGTTCGAGCCCTGTTCCGCCTACCATAAAAATTTAAAAACACCTGAGAGCAGCTTTTCTGGGGGGGCGGTAGTTGACGATTTCCGGAAGTTCCTTCCGCAAATCGTCGAAATGAAAGGAAAGACATTCATCTCCTCTGCATTTCACAAAAACAGCGAAATACAGAGGGTGCATTTTCAGTTGGTCAGAATGCCGGCCTGTCACGCCGGACAAAAAAAGAGCAGCTTTTCTGGGGGGGCGGTAGTTCAGTTGGTTAGAATGCCGGCCTGTCACGCCGGAGGTCGCGAGTTCGAGTCTCGTCCGCCCCGCCAGAAAAGCTGCTCTTTTTTGTCCAGGTGTCGGATGCCTTACTATAATTATTGGAAATTAACCGGATCGACATCGACGGTCAGATCTATGCCGGAAGTCCCTTTGAGGCCGGTGAACCGCTTGATTCCTTCTCCCACAAGACGGTTCAAAGATCGGACGCTCTTCCCCTTGATCAGCAATTGAAACCGTTTTTTTCCCCGCAGTGTCGAGAGGGGTGCTTGGGCAGGCCCCAGGATCTCCATTCCCCGATGGTGCAGGGCGAGACTCCTTAGGATCTTTCCAAGTTGTGTTGCGGCATGTTCCACTTTTTTCCCTGAGTTTGCGGACAGAACGAGATTGACCAACCGGGAATAGGGGGGATAGTTGAGAGCTTCCCGGAAGGAGATCTCCTCGTCATAGAAACGGGTATAGTCGTGTTCCACGGCGGCTTGGATCGAGTAGTGCTCCGGCGTATAGCTCTGCAGGTAGACCTTGCCCTTCGTCTTGCCCCGACCGGCCCGGCCGGCGACCTGTATCAGGGTCTGGAAGGTTCGTTCCCCGGCGCGGAAATCCGGGTGGTGCAGAGAGGCATCGGCATTCAGGACACCCACCGTGGTGATCCCCGGCAGATGATGTCCCTTGGTGACCATCTGGGTACCGATGAGAATATCTCCCTCCCGGGAACGGAATCGGTCCAGGATCTTCTGCGCGGCCCCCTTTCGGCGGGTGGTATCCCGGTCGAGGCGGAGAAGAACGGAATCATGAAAGGTCTTCTCCACCACTTCTTCAATCCGTTCCGTGCCGCATCCTTTGAGTTCGAGGGTCTCGGTCTTGCATTCGGGACAGGATTGAATAAGAGGGGTGGTGTAATCACAGTAGTGACAGGTGAGATGCCCTGCCCCGCGGTGGTAGGTGAGACTGACGCTGCAGTTCGGACAACGGTGGACATAGCCGCAGGTAGAACAGAGGAGGAAGGGGGAAAACCCCCGTCGATTCAGAAAGAGGAGAACCTGTTCTTTCTTCTGTAGCCCCTCTCGCAGGGCTTCGATCAGTTGCGGGGAGAGAGGATCCCCGTTTTTAACCTCCTTCATGTCGATCAGGCGGATCTCCGGGAGTGGGCGTGCATCGATTCTCTGGTTCAGGGTCAGCAAGCGATATTTCCCCGACCGGGCATGGTGAAAGCTTTCCACCGAGGGGGTGGCGCTCCCCAGGATCACCGTCGCATGATTCTGCTTGCCCCGGACCACCGCCAGATCCCGGGCGTGATAGCGTGGCGTCTCCCCCTGCTTGTAGGTAGTGTCGTGTTCCTCGTCGACGACAATAATGCCGAGGTGGGAAAAGGGGGCGAAGACGGCCGAACGTGCGCCGATGGCGACGCCGGCCTCGCCCCGTCGGATCCGCCGCCACTGGTCGACCCGTTCCCCTTCGGAAAGACCGCTGTGGAGTACGGAGACCTTGTCTGCAAAACGGGAGCGGAAGATCCGGACCAGTTGCGGAGTGAGTGCGATCTCCGGGACGATGACGATGGCCTCTTTTCCCCGGGCAAGGGTGGTTTCAATTGCCCGGAGATAGACTTCCGTTTTTCCACTTCCGGTGACCCCGTGGAGGAGAAAAGGTTGAAAAAGCCCCTCCTTAAGCGAGCCGTTGATCTGCCGGACGGCCTTTTCCTGTTCCTTCGTAAGTCTCGGAGGGGAGGACTGTTGGGGCTTCTCCCCGGCGAAGGGGTCCCGCAGAACCGTTCGTTCCTCTCTGCACAGGAACCCGTTTTTCACCAGACGTCGCAGAACATCGGGGCCGGTACCGGTCCGGGTCCGGAGAAAAGCCGAAGTATATTCTCCAGGGGATGCAAGAAATGCCTTCAGGACCCGAACCTGGGCCGGGGTTTTTCGCTCCAGTCGGGGCAGCTGCTTCCGGATCTCTCCGGCAGGGAGATTCATCCGGTAAACCCTTTCTCTTTTCTCCCGTACCGTGTCGATCCCGGCAGGAAGGACACACCGGATCACGGTACCCCAGGGGGCCAGATAGTAGTCGGAAATCCAGCGGGTCAGACGAAGCATCTCTTCCGTCAGGAGGGGAGCTTCATCGAGAACATCGGAGATGTCCTTGAGTTTCGGAACAGAGCTTTCCGGAATCCGGGAAACGAGATAGCCGATGGTTTTCCGGCGTCCAAGGGAGATCCGTACCCGAATACCGGGGAGGGCGGATTTCCTCAGGGAAGAGGGAATAGTGTAGTGAAAGATCTTTCGCACGCCCGGCACCACCACCTTGGCAATGCCGGGTCGGATGTCTTCTCCCCGGGCTTTCATGGAAGAATTTTAACAGAGGGAATCTTTGAAAACAAGATACACTTTTTGCTTGCAAGGCCCGTTCTACTTTTGTACAATAGCCACCCAAATCTGAACAATCCATCATTGAATCGTACCGCATAATTTTCCCTGTCAGGAAAAGATGGTGTCGAAAAAAGAGTTTTATACTCTTGAAGAAGTTTGTTCTACCCTGGGTTTGGAAAAAAGCCTCATCCAATTCATGGAACGGGAATTCGGCGGCTTTTTCGGTTTCTCCAAACTCTCTCCCTTCCCCTCACTTTACTCTCAAAAACAGGTGAAGATCTTTGGAAAAATCCACCGGCTCCTCAATCGTCCCGATCTCTCTATAGCGAAGATCAAGGCGGAGTTTCGGCAGCTCTGTCTGGAGCGGGGCAAAGGGGTCTTCGTGATCACCGTTGCCAGTGGAAAGGGAGGGGTTGGGAAAACCTCTCTTGCCGTTAACCTTTCGGTCATGCTGGCACATCGGGGGCTGCGGACGGTTCTCTTTGATGCCGACTTCGGACTGGCGAACGATCATGTCTTCCTCGGTCTTAACCCGCAAAAAACCTTGATCGATCTTCTGAAGGGAACGGCACCGGTGGAAGAAATCCTTGCCGAAGGCCCCTTCGGCCTGAAACTGATTCCGGGGGCTTCGGGGGTCTTTCAATTAGCGGAGATGAATCAGGATCAACGGGACCTTTTAGTGGACGAGATGATCCGCCTTCGTAAGATGACCGATGTTCTGGTCATCGATACTTCCGCCGGCATCTCCCGGAATGTCCTCCATTTTCTCGGACTGGCCGATGAGGTGTTGGCTGTCACGACACCCAATATTGCGGCGACCCTAGATGTATTCGGCCTGCTCCGGGTAGCCGCCGGACAAAACGTCCCGGGAAATCTGAATCTTCTCGTCAACCGGGCACACAGTCGGAGAGAAGCGGAGCAGGTCCACGAAAAGATTGCCCGCTGTTCGGATCAGTTCCTCGGGAAGAAAGTGGGGGCTCTCGGCTTTATCCTGGAGGACCCCGCCATGGAGAATGCGATTCAGCGCCGGAGATCTCTTGCAGAATGGTCTCCTCTGGCGCCTTCCATCGTCTGCCTGGAGAAGGTTGTACAAAAATTGGTGCGGAAAAAAAAGCAGTGGAAGGGGGGGAGCAAATCAAAATTTTACGATCTTTTCTACCCATTGGCGGTGTAGAAGGGTCATGTGGGGAGTCTGGACCGGCGTCAACGCTTTCGGCCCCGGCAAGACCTCTTTCCGGAGAGTTGCAACACACACAAAGGAGGACAAGACATGTCGGAGTTTTTCAATGCACTGAACGAGGTCTCGGTGGCACCGGATCCCGATGAGGGTGTGACGGCGGATCTTACGGAACTGATCTCTGCCGATCCAATTGTCCTGGATCGGGCGGAGGAGGGGAGCTGGAACCGCGCCCCGATGAATCAGATGAACTTTTTCGGGTTGATATCCCACCCGTTCAGTGATGCCGTAAATCCCGACTTCTTTTACAGCAGTCGAGGCCACGAAAGAGCACTGAGGAAAATGGCCATGACGGTTGAAGACAATATTTCATTGGGGCTGGTCCACGGAAAGAGCGGGACGGGAAAATCTCTCCTCTCCGTAATGCTCCTCAAACACCTCGATCCGGAAAAGTACCGTTCCGCCCTGGTACTCGTTTCACCCGGAATGACGAAAACATCCCTATTGAAAGAGATCCTGAGGGAGTTGGGAGAATACAATGAAAAGCTCCCCTCGAAGACCCAGGATCTCCTCGACCTGCTTCATGAACAGATCATTGATCTCTACAGTCACCAGCGGAGGCTGGTCATTCTCATTGACGAGGCACATTTCCTCAGTTCCGGGGCACTCCACCTGTTGCGGACAATCAGTAATCTGGAGACACCACAACAGAAGCTTACCACCTGCCTTCTCTTCTCAGAGGACCTTTTTCTTCGGCGTCTTTCCCATCCATCCTACCAATCCCTCCGGAACCGGATGTATATGAAAGTGCGTCTCTCCGGTATGGAAGCGGACGAGACAACCCAGTACATCAAATATCGCCTTCTTGCCGCCGGCTGCAAGGAACCGATGTTTGATGAAGCGGTCTATGCCGAAATACAGAAGGCGACCGATGGTGTGGCTCGGGACATCAGCAGGGTCTGTCATAACTGCCTGGCGGAAGGCTTCCTGCAAAAGAAGAAAACCGTTGATGTGGAGCTTCTCCGGAATGTCCTTGACGAATGACGGACGGCATTCCGTCCGGAGGAACTGGAAGAAGACCGACCTCCGGCAGGGGAAGCTCAACCCACAGGAAATGCAGACAAAGAGGTCCCGGGGAAAGGGGGTGACCCCGGATTTCCAGGAAGATCCGGAAGCACTTCTTTTGATCCCTCCTGAGAAATAACGTTATTGCAATCCACGAGGCTCCGATTCGTCCATGGGGTGAGCTGTCCGTATGCGGGCACGTACAGGCGGCCCCTCTCGGCATGCTATGCCACAGCATTGACGACACGGGACCACGCACATTATCGGGATGGCAAGCGTGTTTGCAAAGCATCCCCTTGTCGGTGCCCCTGCTCTCTGTTCTTTCTTCCAAGCCTTCCTATATCTCTTTTACTTTTCTGTAGCATTTTACGACCTCCGTCATCATTACCGTAACAAGAATGCCCCAGAGAAGCAGGGAACCGTGTATCTCCATGTTTTATATTCTTCTTATATTCTATGACCTTATAAAAAGTCACAAACCGCCTTTTTATAAGACCGGGGAGGAGAATCCTCTCCCGCCATTTTAAGTAAATTCAAATGGTTCCGCCCCCACCCCAGGCCGGGGCTTACCCACCCTCGGCTTGTTAATGACTTCTTGCGAAGCCATCATATTTCAACTTGTTAAAATATTTCATCCGCATTGGCACAATATTTGCTGTTTTCAATTTATGGTGTTGTGCGGATGGACGGACCACGAATTCTAATTCCTTTCGGATATCCTTCGTACGGGATCCTTCAGGTCGGCGAAAGAGAATGAACCGGGAAGAGATGTACATGGAAGCCAAAATTCTTGTCATCGACAATGACCCCTCCATGTGTGAGATGTTGCACAAATTTCTGACGGAAGCGGGATATCGGGTCCGGTGGACGAGAAATGCAAATGCGGGATTAGCCCTCATGGTTGAGGAATCGTTTCAACTCGTTATTACCGATTTATGTATGCCGGAGAACGACGGCATGAAGGTCTTGCGTTCCATCCGGGAGAAGGAGCCCGGACTTCCGGTGGTTCTGCTCACCACCCATGCCACAATGAATACCGCTGTAGAGGCGATCAAGATCGGGGCCTATGACTATCTGACGAAGCCCTTCAACCCGGACGCCGCTGAGATCACCATTAAAAATGCTCTGACCCACAAACGTCTGGTCGATGAAAACAGGAAGTTGAAACAGCGGCTCCGCCATGTGAAGGAAGATACCCGAATCATCGGGGTCTCTTCACCAATGAAGGAGGTTTTGCGTCTTGTGGAAAAGGTAGCCCCCACCGATGCCACCGTGCTGATCCAGGGTGAGAGTGGAACGGGCAAGGGACTCATCGCCCGCAGGCTGCACCGAATGAGTCACCGGGCCGGAAAGACCTTCCTGTCCATCAATTGCAACATCTCTACCGGGATGTTGCCGAAACTCTTCGGGGATGAAAACAGTGCCTTCTCCGGGACGCTCACCACCGGAGAGAGGCTCTTCAATGCGGCGGCTGGAGGGACCCTTTTTTTTGACGAAATCGGAGATATGCCTCCGGTCATGCAGGGGAAACTGCTCCGTGCCTTGCAAAATCATGAGATGTTACCCCAGGCAGAAAGGAGATCTTTCCCCGGAAATGTCCGCATCCTGTCGTCGACCCGTAAGGACTTGAAGAGAGAGGTTGAGGCGGGACGGTTTCGGAAGGACCTGTTCTACCGGATTAATCTTTTCACCATTTCTCTGCCGTCATTGCGGGACCGGACCGATGATATCCCTCCTCTGGTGAATCATTTTCTCCGGAAATACAACCGGGAATTCGGAAAGCATGTGGAGGCGGTCTCGCCCCGGTTGATGCACTTTTTCCTGCAACACTCCTGGCCCGGAAATGTGCAGGAATTAGAGAACTATATAGAACGGGCGCTTCTAAGAACCGAGGGGAACGAATTGAAGCTCACTTCTGTGCCCGGGGAGTTTCGCCAACAATTGGAAGACGCTCAGGCAGGCAAGGCGGAGAGCATGCTGATCTTCAAAGAGGCCAAGGAGCGATTCGAACGGGATTATATTCTCACCATGCTGAAACGGCACAACGGCGTGATCTCCCGGGCAGCCCGGGAAGCAAAGATCCCCCGCCCGAACTTTTATGAGAAGCTGAAGAAATATGGAATTTCGCCGAGAAAGAATCCAATGATCAACAGTCATGCCGGCTGACTTGTCAACCTGCGTAGTGATCCCACCAATATTAATCAACGACCCCATCGCAAGTGAATGAGGTATCAATTTCTCTGTTCGGCACAAGCCTCGCAGCAAGCTGCGGAGAGTCAGGCCCGAAACGCGAAAATCTGTTGAAAATACAGGGTTCCTCATATATCATAAAAGAATCAAGCTTACAGGATAACGGTCATCAATTTCAAGGGGACTTCATGAAGACCCGGAAAAGCAGAGAGAAAGTCAAGGAAGCGGATCCTCTTCTTCAGATGGTCAGTTTTCATTTGGGGAACGAGAACTTTCTGGTCGATATTCTCCGAATCCAGGAGATTATTCGAAGGATTGAGATCTCACGGATGCCCAAAGCACCGGAGTATATCGAGGGGGTTATCAATCTGCGGGGAACCGTGATCCCGGTGCTGGATCTTCGGAAACGTTTCGGGATCCTCCTCCCGGAGAAGAACGCGGAGGAGCGGATCATTGTAATCAAAACCGAAGGAAAGCCGATGGGGATGATCGTCGATTCCGTGGCGGATGTCCTGCGGATACCGAAAGAAACCATCGACCCGGCTCCGACCGTTGACTCCGCCGTGGATGCCCAGTATATTTCGGGCGTGGCAAAGGTCAAGAAAAAACTCCTTTTCCTCCTCAACCTGGAGCCATTGCTCCGCCTCTCGGAGCAAAACATGCCTTGACAAGACCCGCTTGGTCGTCACAATATTTGCGAACAGGACCCGCTCAGATCCGGTCAAGGAGATCCTGATTCACCTTCACGGTTGTCCCCTTGCGGATCTGGTTGACCCAGGCCGCCAACAGGTTTTTCTTCTTCTCTTCCCGCAAAGATTTTTTAATCTCTTCTTTAGCCCCGGCATAGGCGGATTCGTCGGCGGGGATCTTTTTCCGAAGAAAGAGGACATACTCCCCTTGCTTCGTCTCTATCCGGTCGGCAGGGTGATCCGCCGTCAGGGCAAACGCTGCCTTCGTAAAATCGGGGGAGACGGGTGACTCCGTACGGGTAAACGGAGCCGTCGTCTTCGTTTCCACGGCCTTCGCCTGCTTCGCCGCTTCGACAAAGGGGTGTTTCCCCTTGAGAGCCTTCACCATTTCCACCGCCGCTTTCCGGACATTCTCTCGTCCCATTTCCACGGCGACCGCCGCATTCACCTTCGCCCGGACCTCTTTTAAGGCCGGAATGCGGGGCGGACGACGCTTGAGTACCTGCAGCAGGAGAAAACCCTGATCACCCCGTACTCTTCCGACGCCGTTGTCCCCGGCGGCAAAGGCCTCCTCATTAAACGCTCGGGCCAGATCCGTGGGAATCCCCGCAATCCGGTTGTCTGCACGTGAAAAATACCCCGTTTCCCGAAGGGAGTATCCCGCCTCTTCGATGGCACCCCGGAAATCTTTCCCCTTCCGGATCTCGGCGTAGAGATGCATGGCCTTCTTCCTGGCGTGATGAAGGGCTTCTATGAATTTTAATTTCGCTTCGATCCGGGGACGAACCTCTTCGAAGGATTTTGCAATCGCCGCCTTGTGATCTTCCATTTTGATGATATGGAACCCGAACTTCGACTGAACAATCCCGCTGGTCTCTCCCGGCTGCAGAGCAAAGGCGGCCTTTTCAAAGGCCTTGACCATCTGTCCCTTTGCAA
Protein-coding sequences here:
- the priA gene encoding primosomal protein N'; its protein translation is MKARGEDIRPGIAKVVVPGVRKIFHYTIPSSLRKSALPGIRVRISLGRRKTIGYLVSRIPESSVPKLKDISDVLDEAPLLTEEMLRLTRWISDYYLAPWGTVIRCVLPAGIDTVREKRERVYRMNLPAGEIRKQLPRLERKTPAQVRVLKAFLASPGEYTSAFLRTRTGTGPDVLRRLVKNGFLCREERTVLRDPFAGEKPQQSSPPRLTKEQEKAVRQINGSLKEGLFQPFLLHGVTGSGKTEVYLRAIETTLARGKEAIVIVPEIALTPQLVRIFRSRFADKVSVLHSGLSEGERVDQWRRIRRGEAGVAIGARSAVFAPFSHLGIIVVDEEHDTTYKQGETPRYHARDLAVVRGKQNHATVILGSATPSVESFHHARSGKYRLLTLNQRIDARPLPEIRLIDMKEVKNGDPLSPQLIEALREGLQKKEQVLLFLNRRGFSPFLLCSTCGYVHRCPNCSVSLTYHRGAGHLTCHYCDYTTPLIQSCPECKTETLELKGCGTERIEEVVEKTFHDSVLLRLDRDTTRRKGAAQKILDRFRSREGDILIGTQMVTKGHHLPGITTVGVLNADASLHHPDFRAGERTFQTLIQVAGRAGRGKTKGKVYLQSYTPEHYSIQAAVEHDYTRFYDEEISFREALNYPPYSRLVNLVLSANSGKKVEHAATQLGKILRSLALHHRGMEILGPAQAPLSTLRGKKRFQLLIKGKSVRSLNRLVGEGIKRFTGLKGTSGIDLTVDVDPVNFQ
- a CDS encoding P-loop NTPase, producing the protein MVSKKEFYTLEEVCSTLGLEKSLIQFMEREFGGFFGFSKLSPFPSLYSQKQVKIFGKIHRLLNRPDLSIAKIKAEFRQLCLERGKGVFVITVASGKGGVGKTSLAVNLSVMLAHRGLRTVLFDADFGLANDHVFLGLNPQKTLIDLLKGTAPVEEILAEGPFGLKLIPGASGVFQLAEMNQDQRDLLVDEMIRLRKMTDVLVIDTSAGISRNVLHFLGLADEVLAVTTPNIAATLDVFGLLRVAAGQNVPGNLNLLVNRAHSRREAEQVHEKIARCSDQFLGKKVGALGFILEDPAMENAIQRRRSLAEWSPLAPSIVCLEKVVQKLVRKKKQWKGGSKSKFYDLFYPLAV
- a CDS encoding AAA family ATPase encodes the protein MSEFFNALNEVSVAPDPDEGVTADLTELISADPIVLDRAEEGSWNRAPMNQMNFFGLISHPFSDAVNPDFFYSSRGHERALRKMAMTVEDNISLGLVHGKSGTGKSLLSVMLLKHLDPEKYRSALVLVSPGMTKTSLLKEILRELGEYNEKLPSKTQDLLDLLHEQIIDLYSHQRRLVILIDEAHFLSSGALHLLRTISNLETPQQKLTTCLLFSEDLFLRRLSHPSYQSLRNRMYMKVRLSGMEADETTQYIKYRLLAAGCKEPMFDEAVYAEIQKATDGVARDISRVCHNCLAEGFLQKKKTVDVELLRNVLDE
- a CDS encoding sigma-54-dependent Fis family transcriptional regulator, translating into MEAKILVIDNDPSMCEMLHKFLTEAGYRVRWTRNANAGLALMVEESFQLVITDLCMPENDGMKVLRSIREKEPGLPVVLLTTHATMNTAVEAIKIGAYDYLTKPFNPDAAEITIKNALTHKRLVDENRKLKQRLRHVKEDTRIIGVSSPMKEVLRLVEKVAPTDATVLIQGESGTGKGLIARRLHRMSHRAGKTFLSINCNISTGMLPKLFGDENSAFSGTLTTGERLFNAAAGGTLFFDEIGDMPPVMQGKLLRALQNHEMLPQAERRSFPGNVRILSSTRKDLKREVEAGRFRKDLFYRINLFTISLPSLRDRTDDIPPLVNHFLRKYNREFGKHVEAVSPRLMHFFLQHSWPGNVQELENYIERALLRTEGNELKLTSVPGEFRQQLEDAQAGKAESMLIFKEAKERFERDYILTMLKRHNGVISRAAREAKIPRPNFYEKLKKYGISPRKNPMINSHAG
- a CDS encoding chemotaxis protein CheW, producing the protein MKTRKSREKVKEADPLLQMVSFHLGNENFLVDILRIQEIIRRIEISRMPKAPEYIEGVINLRGTVIPVLDLRKRFGILLPEKNAEERIIVIKTEGKPMGMIVDSVADVLRIPKETIDPAPTVDSAVDAQYISGVAKVKKKLLFLLNLEPLLRLSEQNMP